One Betta splendens chromosome 8, fBetSpl5.4, whole genome shotgun sequence DNA segment encodes these proteins:
- the gadd45gip1 gene encoding growth arrest and DNA damage-inducible proteins-interacting protein 1 produces MAVSVLSRRMSMLCRIVNRISSPKPLFCASSQCTFVLQTASYNHKPLKLNLREPYIPDKDSEKTPEWQKTARYDRKLFGRYGSASGIDAVSLWPSHDQLDKMIAEEREWQPTLEAMLRNIAAREKEETEKRLAKEKLIAANMAKMPKMIADWRREKRETKKKLKEEKARRAKLLAEARERFGHAVDPRSPKFLEMVAEIEKEEKKKKKLMKRRQKEEQAAAPITPPATSS; encoded by the exons ATGGCGGTGTCCGTGTTGTCCAGGAGGATGTCGATGCTATGCCGGATTGTGAATAGAATTTCATCGCCAAAACCTTTATTTTGTGCGTCTTCTCAATGCACGTTTGTATTACAGACGGCGTCGTACAACCACAAACCTTTAAAGTTAAACCTGCGTGAGCCGTATATTCCAGATAAAGACAGCGAGAAGACGCCAGAGTGGCAGAAGACGGCCCGCTACGACAGGAAGCTGTTCGGTCGCTATGGCTCAGCGTCGGGCATCGACGCGGTGTCGCTTTGGCCGAGCCATGATCAGTTGGACAAGATGATCGCAGAAGAAAGGGAGTGGCAGCCTACATTAGAAGCGATGCTCAGGAATATAGCGGCTAGGGAAAAGGAGGAAACTGAGAAACGGCTGGCCAA AGAGAAACTTATTGCAGCAAACATGGCCAAAATGCCCAAGATGATCGCAGACTGGCGCAGGGAGAAGCGTGAAACTAAGAAGAAGCTAAAGGAGGAGAAAGCTCGGCGTGCAAAGCTGCTGGCTGAAGCCAGAGAGCGTTTTGGCCACGCAGTGGACCCTCGCAGCCCTAAGTTTTTGGAAATGGTGGCTGAAAtcgaaaaagaagaaaaaaagaagaagaaactaaTGAAGCGCAGGcaaaaagaggagcaggcagcagcTCCCATCACACCTCCTGCTACCTCCTCCTAG